A region from the Desulfitobacterium dehalogenans ATCC 51507 genome encodes:
- a CDS encoding Mbov_0395 family pilin-like conjugal transfer protein: MIKEYRKSLLLAAILMAVFLLVPDMVFAETIQESKIFTGTIKMLNDGTTALMIAAPIIGALVIAYFLIRRSAADEMDQKQWNKRVFVALVSVVGVELVSVIINVVTSYYV, from the coding sequence ATGATAAAAGAATATAGAAAGTCGTTATTGTTAGCAGCCATTCTAATGGCTGTTTTTTTGTTGGTTCCGGATATGGTTTTTGCTGAGACAATCCAGGAGAGCAAAATTTTTACCGGCACGATTAAGATGTTAAACGATGGTACGACAGCGCTCATGATCGCTGCCCCGATAATTGGTGCACTGGTAATAGCATACTTTTTGATTCGGCGTAGCGCTGCAGACGAAATGGACCAGAAGCAGTGGAATAAACGTGTTTTTGTGGCGCTGGTATCTGTTGTCGGCGTGGAGCTTGTAAGTGTTATCATTAACGTCGTTACATCTTATTATGTTTAA
- a CDS encoding VirD4-like conjugal transfer protein, CD1115 family: MSTALALNISEGGIVLSVQRKGNTLSITYVKEDIHTLCIGATRSGKSRTVILISIGFIGLSGESMILSDPKGELYSYTAPYLRSLGYEVYAVDFKNPLKSHHYSFLKRICDGVDNDDLAAAIDATWDMTANLVGEAKGERIWNDGEASTIASAIMAVVYDNRDPERHKYRNMTNVYYFIAEMCKTINSKMPIVEYVKRLPDNHPSKGLLAISEVAPTRTRGSFYTAALATLKLFTNPMIYSLTSGQDFDPAEIGRKKTAVFIILPDEKKTYYSLASLMASQIYEELVRTADARGGRLERRVNFILEEFGNFVKMPALDSSLTAGGGRGIRYSLFVQSFAQLDEKYGKEVAKILRDNCEKWIYLQADNPETLKEISEKLGPYTVSSYSISSSSGRYSSPSTSESMSLMSRPLLTPDEVRRINRPYSLVTSRGYPAIMFAPDISQTIFNKMFGMGDKEHNRLLRERRENLRPQRITKMNDIELWGIWKQYQYLCAPSVAQEMKEFLNEK, from the coding sequence TTGAGCACAGCTTTAGCACTTAATATTTCCGAAGGTGGAATTGTCCTCAGTGTACAGAGGAAGGGAAACACACTGTCTATCACTTATGTTAAAGAAGATATCCACACTCTCTGTATTGGTGCTACGAGATCAGGCAAATCACGCACAGTTATCTTGATATCTATTGGGTTTATAGGGCTATCCGGTGAAAGTATGATCTTAAGTGATCCCAAAGGTGAACTCTATAGCTATACAGCTCCGTATTTACGAAGTCTGGGGTATGAAGTTTATGCGGTAGACTTTAAGAATCCTCTTAAGAGTCATCATTATAGTTTTTTGAAGAGGATTTGTGATGGGGTAGATAATGATGATCTTGCTGCAGCGATTGATGCAACATGGGATATGACAGCCAATCTTGTTGGTGAAGCGAAAGGAGAGCGCATCTGGAATGATGGGGAAGCCTCAACGATTGCTAGCGCAATTATGGCGGTAGTCTATGACAACCGCGATCCGGAACGGCATAAATACCGAAACATGACGAATGTCTATTATTTTATCGCTGAAATGTGTAAAACAATCAACAGCAAGATGCCAATCGTTGAGTATGTTAAGAGATTGCCGGATAATCATCCTTCAAAAGGGTTGTTAGCAATTTCTGAAGTAGCTCCTACAAGAACTCGTGGAAGTTTCTATACGGCTGCTTTGGCGACACTTAAACTTTTTACTAACCCTATGATTTATTCTTTGACCTCTGGACAGGATTTTGATCCGGCCGAAATAGGGCGTAAAAAAACCGCAGTATTTATCATCCTTCCGGATGAAAAGAAAACCTATTATTCCTTGGCTAGTTTGATGGCTTCACAAATCTATGAGGAATTGGTAAGGACTGCGGATGCAAGAGGAGGGAGGCTGGAAAGGCGGGTCAACTTTATTCTTGAAGAATTCGGGAACTTCGTCAAAATGCCGGCTTTAGATAGTTCACTTACAGCCGGTGGGGGACGTGGAATCCGGTATTCTTTGTTTGTACAATCTTTTGCTCAGCTTGACGAGAAATATGGCAAAGAAGTCGCAAAAATTCTACGGGACAACTGCGAAAAATGGATCTATCTTCAGGCAGATAATCCTGAAACCCTTAAAGAAATATCAGAAAAACTTGGACCGTACACGGTATCTTCGTACTCAATCAGTTCTTCTAGTGGGCGTTACTCATCTCCCTCTACATCGGAAAGTATGAGTTTGATGAGCCGACCTCTATTGACTCCGGACGAAGTTAGGCGGATAAATCGTCCGTACAGTTTGGTTACATCCCGTGGCTATCCGGCCATTATGTTTGCTCCGGACATATCACAGACTATTTTCAATAAAATGTTTGGCATGGGGGACAAAGAGCATAACAGGTTATTAAGAGAAAGGCGTGAAAATCTAAGGCCACAGCGTATTACGAAAATGAATGACATTGAACTTTGGGGCATTTGGAAGCAATACCAATATTTATGTGCTCCTTCTGTTGCACAAGAAATGAAAGAATTTCTCAATGAGAAATGA